The Flavobacterium commune genome contains a region encoding:
- a CDS encoding M1 family metallopeptidase — MKNIRFGAIFQIAIFLGVSALNAQETSVVKPTSNYNYHDAFAPFFYTKNGTATRSASGQPGAEYWQNRADYKLTASLNEQTNEIVGTDIITYTNNSTDTLSFLWLNLDQNLFKADSRGEAIVPITGSRNGKQGQIFDGGHKIKSVKIIKIDNKKIADIEAKYIISDTRMQLFLPEALKSKGGKIEFKIEFSYISPDQGSDRTGVLQTKNGKIFTIAQWYPRMCVYDDVRGWNTQPYLGASEFYLEYGDFDIAITAPANHIVVCSGELMNPKEVYSAEAFMRLNEAKNSDKTVVIYSLQDILTAKSSANSTTKTWRYKMINSRDVSWASSPAFILDGAQIKLPSGKKSLALSAYPEESAGNEAWGRSTEYVKHSIENYSKRWLEYSYPAATNVAGNEGGMEYPGIVFCNWKSKGKRLWGVTDHEFGHHWFPMVVGSNERLFGWMDEGFNTFINSLSDIDFNNGEYKDEKENLHETGHTNIDLEPILTSPDNMKEAHIGQLCYSKPSAGLVILREQVLGPERFDLALKTYVERWAYKHPTPDDFFRTIENVGGEDLGWFWRGWFQYNWRFDQGVNSIKYVKNDPKKGVFITIENFEKMPMPVVLDVKLKSGKTDRVKLPVEVWQKNVSWTFKHPSTEEIESITIDPEHAFPDSNAINNVWTADKGVIEKDVVYDAYLGTFSNSRMPLKIVVSEKNMLLNVEITDYPPFSVDIIGKDEFESKRAGLKFKYNADQTGFDMILTDGRVIPFTKDK, encoded by the coding sequence ATGAAAAACATTCGATTCGGTGCTATCTTTCAAATAGCAATATTCTTAGGAGTTTCGGCTTTAAATGCTCAGGAAACTTCGGTTGTAAAACCAACTTCTAATTATAATTACCACGATGCCTTTGCACCTTTTTTTTATACGAAAAACGGAACTGCAACACGTTCGGCTAGTGGTCAGCCTGGTGCTGAATACTGGCAAAACCGTGCCGATTATAAACTCACTGCAAGCTTAAATGAGCAAACTAACGAAATTGTGGGTACTGATATTATCACTTATACCAATAATAGTACGGATACGTTGTCATTTTTGTGGTTGAATTTAGATCAAAATTTATTTAAAGCAGATTCCAGAGGTGAGGCAATAGTTCCTATCACGGGAAGTAGAAACGGAAAGCAAGGACAAATTTTTGATGGCGGTCATAAAATTAAATCGGTTAAAATTATTAAGATAGATAATAAGAAGATTGCCGATATTGAAGCTAAATACATTATTAGCGATACCCGAATGCAGTTATTTCTTCCTGAAGCCTTAAAATCAAAAGGGGGGAAAATTGAATTCAAGATTGAGTTTTCGTATATTTCTCCAGATCAGGGTTCAGACAGAACAGGTGTTTTACAAACTAAAAACGGTAAAATTTTCACTATTGCACAGTGGTATCCGCGTATGTGTGTGTATGATGATGTAAGAGGCTGGAATACACAGCCCTATTTAGGAGCTTCAGAATTTTATTTGGAATATGGCGATTTTGATATTGCTATTACTGCACCTGCTAATCATATTGTGGTTTGTTCGGGTGAATTGATGAATCCTAAAGAAGTATATTCGGCAGAGGCTTTTATGCGTCTTAATGAGGCTAAAAATAGTGATAAAACGGTTGTGATTTATTCACTTCAGGATATTTTGACGGCTAAAAGTTCAGCAAATTCGACTACTAAAACCTGGCGTTATAAAATGATTAATTCCCGTGATGTTTCCTGGGCTTCTTCGCCGGCTTTTATCTTAGATGGAGCTCAGATTAAACTACCAAGTGGAAAAAAATCATTAGCCTTATCGGCCTATCCTGAAGAAAGTGCAGGCAATGAAGCCTGGGGACGTTCGACAGAGTATGTCAAACATTCGATAGAAAATTATTCAAAAAGATGGTTGGAATACAGTTATCCAGCTGCTACAAATGTAGCCGGAAATGAAGGCGGAATGGAATACCCCGGAATTGTTTTTTGCAATTGGAAATCTAAAGGGAAAAGACTTTGGGGGGTTACCGATCATGAGTTTGGACATCACTGGTTTCCTATGGTAGTGGGGTCAAACGAACGTTTGTTTGGCTGGATGGATGAAGGTTTTAATACTTTTATTAATTCGCTGAGTGATATTGATTTTAATAATGGCGAATACAAAGACGAAAAAGAAAACCTGCACGAAACGGGTCACACAAATATTGATTTAGAACCCATTTTGACTTCGCCTGATAATATGAAAGAAGCGCATATAGGTCAATTGTGTTATTCAAAACCAAGTGCGGGATTGGTTATTTTGCGCGAACAGGTTTTAGGTCCGGAACGTTTTGATCTGGCTTTAAAAACTTATGTTGAACGTTGGGCATATAAACATCCTACTCCGGATGATTTTTTCAGAACCATCGAAAATGTAGGAGGTGAGGATTTGGGTTGGTTTTGGAGAGGATGGTTTCAGTACAATTGGCGTTTTGATCAGGGTGTAAATTCGATAAAATATGTAAAAAATGATCCTAAAAAAGGTGTTTTTATTACTATCGAAAACTTCGAAAAAATGCCAATGCCGGTTGTATTAGATGTGAAATTGAAAAGTGGAAAAACAGACCGCGTAAAATTACCAGTTGAAGTATGGCAAAAAAATGTAAGTTGGACTTTTAAACATCCTTCAACAGAAGAAATTGAGAGTATAACAATCGACCCGGAGCACGCTTTTCCGGATAGCAATGCAATAAATAATGTTTGGACTGCTGACAAAGGTGTGATTGAAAAAGATGTGGTTTATGATGCTTATTTAGGTACTTTTTCTAATTCAAGAATGCCACTTAAAATTGTTGTAAGTGAAAAGAATATGCTCTTAAATGTTGAAATTACAGATTATCCTCCGTTTTCAGTTGATATTATCGGGAAAGACGAATTTGAATCCAAACGTGCCGGTTTGAAATTCAAGTACAATGCAGATCAAACAGGATTTGATATGATTTTGACTGATGGAAGAGTAATTCCTTTTACAAAAGACAAGTAA
- the cmk gene encoding (d)CMP kinase, whose amino-acid sequence MDKKITIAIDGFSSTGKSTLAKQLAKELGYVYVDTGAMYRAIAFFSMQNNYIKTDFLDKEGLINHLSTIRLEFKFNPDLGFAEMYLNDENVERQIRTIEVSNFVSKVAEIPEVRAKLVQQQQEMGKNKAVVMDGRDIGTVVFPDAELKIFMTASAQTRAQRRFDELIQKGDSVTFEEVLKNVEERDYIDTHRSNSPLVKATDAIEIDNSNLNREEQFNLVLDLVNKKRSF is encoded by the coding sequence TTGGATAAAAAGATTACAATTGCAATTGATGGATTTTCCTCTACAGGAAAAAGTACTTTGGCTAAACAACTGGCTAAAGAATTAGGTTATGTGTATGTTGATACCGGAGCCATGTACCGCGCCATTGCTTTTTTTTCGATGCAAAATAATTATATAAAAACTGATTTTTTGGATAAAGAAGGCTTGATAAATCATCTTTCAACAATACGTTTGGAGTTTAAATTCAATCCCGATTTGGGTTTTGCCGAAATGTATTTGAATGATGAAAATGTAGAAAGACAAATCAGGACTATTGAGGTGTCTAATTTTGTAAGTAAAGTGGCTGAAATTCCTGAAGTTCGTGCAAAATTAGTTCAGCAGCAACAGGAAATGGGAAAAAATAAAGCTGTTGTAATGGATGGCAGAGACATTGGAACTGTTGTTTTTCCTGATGCCGAACTCAAAATTTTTATGACTGCCAGTGCTCAAACCCGAGCTCAGAGACGCTTTGACGAATTGATTCAAAAAGGAGATTCGGTAACATTTGAAGAAGTGCTTAAAAATGTAGAAGAGCGTGATTATATTGATACACACCGAAGCAATTCACCATTAGTGAAAGCTACAGATGCTATTGAAATCGATAATTCTAATCTAAATCGGGAAGAACAATTTAATTTGGTTTTAGATTTGGTTAACAAAAAACGCTCGTTTTGA
- a CDS encoding cysteine desulfurase family protein, which translates to MKKIYLDNASTTAIRPEVIQEMTKVMTEDYGNPSSTHSFGRNAKNILELSRKSIARQLNVSAQEIIFTSGGTEANNWILRSAVQDLKVKRIISSKIEHHAVLLAITALQREFSIQVDYVNVLPNGEIDFTHLSALLSQEVKTLVSLMHVNNEIGTILDLKRVGLICKQYNALFHSDTVQSMGKMKIDLQTSGVDFLLASAHKFHGPKGVGFAFVRKNSALQPLFYGGEQEKGLRAGTEAVHQIAGMAKALEISYANLEQEKEHIIDIKNYLIEQLDKNFPGYSINGNSNGFYNIVNVLLPFSEEKTAMILFHLDMRGIAVSRGSACQSGSIRPSHVLAEILSDDLVRKPSLRISFSHYNTKEDLDGLIEALKTV; encoded by the coding sequence ATGAAAAAAATATACCTAGACAACGCATCTACTACAGCAATTCGACCAGAAGTGATTCAGGAAATGACTAAGGTAATGACTGAGGATTATGGAAATCCTTCTTCAACTCATAGTTTTGGTCGCAATGCTAAAAATATTCTCGAACTTTCCAGAAAATCAATAGCCAGACAACTTAACGTAAGTGCTCAGGAAATTATTTTTACCTCCGGAGGAACCGAAGCCAATAACTGGATTTTGCGTTCGGCAGTTCAGGATTTGAAAGTAAAGCGAATTATCAGTAGTAAAATAGAACATCATGCTGTTTTACTGGCTATTACCGCTTTGCAAAGAGAATTTTCAATTCAGGTAGATTATGTAAATGTTTTGCCTAATGGCGAAATCGATTTTACTCATTTATCGGCTTTACTTTCGCAGGAAGTCAAAACCTTAGTGAGTTTAATGCACGTTAATAACGAAATAGGGACAATTTTAGACCTGAAACGGGTAGGATTAATATGCAAGCAGTATAATGCTCTTTTCCATTCAGATACGGTGCAATCGATGGGAAAAATGAAAATCGATTTACAGACATCAGGGGTAGATTTTCTATTGGCAAGTGCGCATAAATTCCACGGCCCTAAAGGTGTAGGCTTTGCATTTGTTCGAAAAAACTCGGCTTTACAACCTTTATTTTATGGTGGCGAACAGGAAAAAGGCTTGCGTGCAGGAACGGAAGCAGTTCACCAAATTGCCGGTATGGCAAAGGCATTGGAGATTTCGTATGCTAATTTAGAACAGGAAAAAGAACATATTATTGACATCAAAAATTATCTGATTGAGCAATTGGATAAAAATTTTCCAGGCTATTCTATCAATGGAAACAGCAATGGTTTTTACAATATCGTAAATGTATTATTGCCTTTTTCGGAAGAGAAAACAGCGATGATTTTATTTCATTTAGATATGCGGGGAATTGCAGTTTCCCGTGGAAGCGCCTGTCAGAGTGGAAGTATTCGACCGTCTCATGTGCTGGCTGAAATTCTTTCAGATGATTTAGTGAGAAAACCCAGTTTGCGAATTTCATTCAGTCATTACAACACCAAAGAAGATCTTGATGGCTTAATTGAAGCCTTGAAAACAGTTTAA
- a CDS encoding IS4 family transposase gives MFNKIKNEIFSEEFKSHFRISDKYFIRNRKQHFPIILLFMLNLLRKSLSLEIENFVSFFKQQSFPKFTKSAFVQARRKIKPEVFKHLSSMLLEEFYTGNDDAIHLWKGFRLLAVDSTRITLPITTELKAIYGVTKNQTDSHIVQARCSVLFDVLNKYVLDGVLATPEIGERDLALVHLHCCNPKDLLIYDRGYPSYNFIHQHIEKNINFLMRVKTTFSQTVMDFVESKKASQIVEIFPGKNTKLSDKPYGKNTPIEVRLVRVELPNDKVEILITSLLDSQEFPSNLFKKLYAKRWKIETFYDELKNKLKIEHFSGYSNQTIQQDFYAALFISNVQTLIVSELEDEINEKSTKIYTYKVNNNLSYGFLKNRIVELFLNQDSCQETILDELKELFKSHLVPIRPNRSFERKSGKYRSRIKPKTTKNQKDTI, from the coding sequence ATCTTCAATAAAATTAAAAATGAAATTTTTTCAGAAGAGTTTAAGTCGCATTTTAGAATATCTGATAAGTATTTCATTAGAAACAGAAAGCAACATTTTCCAATCATTTTACTCTTTATGTTAAACCTTCTGAGAAAAAGTTTATCACTTGAAATCGAAAATTTTGTTTCGTTTTTTAAACAGCAGTCTTTTCCTAAATTTACCAAAAGTGCCTTTGTTCAAGCTAGAAGAAAAATTAAACCTGAAGTTTTTAAACACTTGTCTTCTATGCTATTGGAAGAGTTTTATACCGGTAACGATGATGCAATACATCTATGGAAAGGTTTTCGACTATTAGCGGTTGATAGCACCCGAATTACCTTGCCCATAACAACAGAACTAAAAGCGATATACGGCGTTACTAAAAATCAAACAGATTCGCATATTGTACAAGCTCGTTGTTCCGTTTTATTTGATGTTTTAAATAAATATGTTTTAGATGGAGTTTTGGCTACTCCAGAAATTGGCGAAAGAGATTTAGCCCTTGTGCATCTACATTGTTGCAATCCAAAAGATTTACTCATTTATGATAGGGGTTATCCTTCATACAATTTTATACACCAACATATTGAAAAGAATATCAACTTTTTAATGCGTGTAAAAACTACTTTTAGCCAAACGGTAATGGATTTTGTTGAAAGTAAAAAAGCGTCACAAATAGTAGAAATTTTTCCGGGCAAAAACACAAAACTCTCCGATAAACCTTATGGTAAAAACACTCCAATTGAAGTACGATTGGTTCGTGTAGAATTACCTAATGATAAAGTTGAAATCCTTATTACTTCATTGTTAGACTCTCAAGAATTTCCTTCAAATCTCTTTAAAAAATTGTACGCCAAACGATGGAAAATCGAAACGTTTTACGACGAACTAAAGAATAAATTAAAAATTGAACACTTTTCGGGTTATTCGAATCAAACCATACAACAAGATTTTTATGCCGCTTTATTTATTAGTAATGTACAAACTTTGATTGTGAGTGAATTAGAAGATGAAATCAATGAGAAAAGCACTAAAATATACACTTATAAAGTAAACAATAACTTATCCTATGGTTTTTTAAAAAATCGAATTGTTGAGCTTTTTTTAAATCAAGATTCGTGTCAAGAAACTATATTAGATGAATTAAAAGAATTATTCAAATCACATCTCGTTCCAATAAGACCAAATCGGTCATTTGAGAGAAAATCAGGTAAATACAGATCTAGAATAAAACCTAAAACAACTAAGAATCAAAAGGATACTATTTGA
- a CDS encoding DUF2971 domain-containing protein — translation MAYFDDNDTNTYKYGEWTYKLVNQNHTVEHPKQQPKSVFKYYSVSENSISAILNQYLFCSHPYNLNDSMDCSTLLWDFSTLTEPLFLKFYEQYGLSEEFEVDYEKDKNNGFTQIKELFFNFITNHAGIISLTPQPLHTLMWAHYSSEKGFMVELDWEIVKDNLKKENPNLNNYVFFPVQYVENLESIDFFGANFRSADVPFLYSVGVKRNDWAYEDEWRLISYAKGYGIPTSIISPFPNVPGQQERKVHYPIEAIKSITLGKQFFNGKNVEKLFEPMTFQMKDVQELKLIDFMIEHFPDKIFLCGEYETERTFKRSSERVNIIKKDNNIFTVIRMNEGFHQ, via the coding sequence GTGGCATATTTTGACGATAATGACACAAATACATATAAATACGGCGAATGGACTTATAAATTAGTAAATCAAAACCACACAGTTGAACATCCAAAACAACAACCAAAATCAGTATTTAAATATTACTCTGTAAGCGAAAATAGTATCAGTGCGATTCTTAATCAATATTTATTTTGTAGTCATCCTTATAATTTGAATGATTCTATGGATTGCTCAACATTGTTATGGGATTTCTCAACTTTGACTGAACCATTATTTTTAAAATTCTATGAACAGTATGGATTATCAGAAGAATTCGAAGTTGATTATGAAAAAGATAAAAATAATGGATTCACTCAAATTAAAGAACTCTTCTTTAATTTTATAACAAATCATGCAGGAATTATTTCATTAACTCCCCAACCACTACATACACTGATGTGGGCTCATTATTCGAGTGAAAAAGGCTTCATGGTTGAATTAGACTGGGAAATCGTAAAAGACAATCTAAAAAAAGAAAATCCAAATCTAAACAATTATGTATTTTTTCCAGTTCAATATGTTGAAAATCTTGAAAGCATAGATTTTTTTGGTGCGAACTTTCGCTCTGCTGATGTTCCTTTTTTATACTCTGTTGGTGTTAAAAGAAATGATTGGGCATATGAAGACGAATGGAGACTCATTTCTTACGCAAAAGGTTATGGCATTCCAACTTCGATTATTTCACCTTTTCCAAATGTACCAGGACAACAAGAACGTAAAGTACATTATCCAATTGAAGCTATTAAATCAATCACTTTAGGGAAACAATTTTTTAACGGTAAAAATGTAGAAAAGTTATTTGAACCAATGACTTTTCAAATGAAAGATGTCCAAGAACTAAAACTAATTGATTTTATGATTGAGCATTTTCCTGATAAAATATTTTTATGTGGAGAATACGAAACTGAAAGAACATTTAAAAGAAGTTCAGAGAGAGTTAACATAATTAAAAAGGATAATAATATATTTACTGTAATTCGAATGAACGAAGGGTTTCATCAATAA
- the thrC gene encoding threonine synthase produces the protein MKYYSLNHNAPKVSFQEAVIQGLAADKGLYFPESITALPQSFFDNIENLSHEEIAFEAIQQFVGDEIPTETLKQIIAETLCFDFPVVPVENGIYSLELFHGPTMAFKDVGARFMSRCLGYFNKDKKDNTNTVLVATSGDTGGAVASGFLGVQGVEVVILYPSGKVSDIQERQLTTLGQNIKALEVDGVFDDCQDMVKKAFLDESLAHKNLTSANSINIARWLPQMFYFFFAYKALKSQNKPLVFSCPSGNFGNICAGIIAKKMGLNIEHFVAATNVNDTVPRFLTNGIYDPKPSIATISNAMDVGNPSNFIRIQEMYGNDLAQFKKDFSSYTYNDEETLVAMKNIYNTDGYIAEPHGAVGYLGLKKELENYPNAIGVFLETAHPIKFLDVVEPALGVTLPIPTQIESVLNKEKVSTKIKTYDELKAFLG, from the coding sequence ATGAAATATTACAGTTTAAACCATAACGCACCAAAAGTTTCTTTTCAGGAAGCCGTAATTCAAGGATTAGCAGCCGATAAAGGATTGTATTTTCCGGAAAGCATCACTGCGCTTCCACAATCTTTTTTTGACAATATAGAGAACTTAAGTCATGAAGAAATTGCTTTTGAAGCTATCCAACAATTTGTAGGTGACGAAATCCCAACAGAAACCCTAAAACAAATCATTGCCGAAACCTTGTGTTTTGACTTTCCTGTGGTTCCTGTTGAAAACGGAATCTATTCTTTGGAATTATTCCACGGTCCTACTATGGCGTTTAAGGATGTTGGAGCGCGTTTTATGTCGCGTTGTCTGGGTTATTTTAACAAAGACAAAAAAGACAACACCAATACTGTTTTAGTAGCCACTTCAGGAGATACTGGAGGAGCTGTTGCAAGCGGTTTCCTTGGCGTACAAGGCGTTGAAGTGGTGATTCTTTATCCTTCAGGAAAAGTGAGCGACATTCAGGAAAGACAATTAACTACATTGGGACAAAATATCAAAGCATTGGAAGTTGACGGTGTTTTTGATGATTGCCAGGATATGGTTAAGAAAGCCTTTTTGGACGAAAGTTTAGCTCATAAAAACCTGACTTCAGCTAACTCTATTAATATTGCGCGTTGGTTGCCACAGATGTTTTATTTCTTCTTTGCTTACAAAGCCTTGAAGTCACAAAACAAACCTTTAGTATTTTCTTGCCCAAGTGGAAATTTCGGAAATATTTGCGCGGGTATTATCGCTAAGAAAATGGGATTAAACATCGAACATTTTGTAGCTGCTACCAATGTAAATGATACTGTTCCAAGATTTTTAACTAACGGAATTTACGATCCAAAACCATCTATTGCAACGATTTCGAATGCTATGGACGTAGGAAATCCAAGTAACTTTATCCGTATTCAGGAAATGTATGGAAACGATTTGGCGCAGTTTAAAAAAGATTTCTCTTCATACACTTATAATGACGAAGAAACTTTAGTAGCCATGAAAAACATTTACAATACCGATGGTTACATTGCCGAACCACACGGAGCTGTAGGTTATTTAGGTTTGAAAAAAGAATTAGAAAACTACCCGAACGCTATTGGGGTTTTCTTAGAAACCGCTCATCCTATCAAGTTTTTAGACGTGGTAGAACCGGCTTTAGGAGTGACATTGCCTATTCCAACTCAAATTGAAAGCGTACTGAACAAAGAAAAAGTAAGCACTAAAATCAAAACTTATGACGAATTGAAAGCCTTTTTAGGATAA
- a CDS encoding homoserine kinase, producing the protein MNEVKVFCPATIANLSCGFDVLGLCLDNVGDEMIVRKTAEKGVRISKIEGANLPLEAEKNVAGVALLAMLEEVDAEFGFEIEIYKHIKAGSGIGSSAASSAGAVFAANELLGNPFSRKELVKFAMQGEKLASGNAHADNVAPALLGGFTLVRSSNPLDIIKIDSPDELFATVIHPQIELKTSDARSVLKQTVSLKSAITQWGNVGGLVAGLYTQDYDLIGRSLHDEIVEPLRSVLIPGFDLIKQSALENGALGSGISGSGPSIFALSRGKETAEKIAKGMSAVYDTMNLPYEIHVCKVNDTGMKVI; encoded by the coding sequence ATGAATGAAGTAAAAGTATTTTGCCCTGCAACTATTGCCAACCTTTCCTGCGGATTTGACGTTCTGGGATTGTGTTTAGACAATGTAGGTGACGAAATGATTGTTCGAAAAACAGCTGAAAAAGGTGTTCGCATCAGCAAAATTGAGGGTGCTAATTTGCCTTTGGAAGCCGAGAAAAACGTTGCCGGAGTAGCTTTATTAGCGATGTTGGAAGAAGTAGATGCCGAATTTGGATTCGAAATCGAAATTTACAAACACATCAAAGCCGGAAGCGGTATTGGTAGTTCGGCTGCCAGTTCGGCAGGAGCGGTTTTTGCTGCCAATGAATTATTAGGCAATCCGTTTTCTAGAAAAGAATTGGTAAAATTTGCGATGCAAGGCGAAAAATTAGCTTCGGGAAATGCCCATGCCGATAACGTTGCCCCTGCCCTTTTAGGCGGATTCACGTTGGTTAGAAGTTCAAATCCTTTGGATATTATCAAAATTGATAGTCCTGACGAATTGTTTGCAACCGTAATTCACCCACAAATTGAATTGAAAACTTCCGATGCGCGTTCGGTATTAAAACAAACCGTTTCCCTAAAAAGCGCGATTACCCAATGGGGAAATGTAGGCGGATTAGTTGCCGGATTATACACTCAGGATTACGACTTAATCGGACGTTCTTTGCATGACGAAATTGTAGAACCGTTGCGAAGCGTATTAATCCCTGGTTTTGATTTAATCAAACAATCGGCTTTAGAAAACGGAGCCTTAGGTTCAGGAATATCCGGTTCCGGTCCTTCTATTTTTGCGTTGAGCAGAGGAAAGGAAACCGCCGAAAAAATTGCAAAAGGCATGAGTGCCGTTTACGATACGATGAATTTACCTTATGAAATTCATGTGTGTAAAGTAAATGATACCGGAATGAAAGTAATTTAG